A single region of the Thioalkalivibrio nitratireducens DSM 14787 genome encodes:
- the mraY gene encoding phospho-N-acetylmuramoyl-pentapeptide-transferase, translating to MLLALAEFLSQYHRGFTVFQYLTLRSILGVVTALIIALVVGPAMIRRLTVQKIGQQIRADGPESHLSKAGTPTMGGALILVAVTVATLLWSDLGNRFVWIVLLTTLAFGAVGGWDDYLKLRYGNSRGLSARSKLAWQSLFAVIAGAVILVTAQSPVETTFYVPVFKDVAIHLGWWLFIPLVWLVVVGASNAVNLTDGLDGLAIMPAVLVAGALGVFAYAAGHAVFADYLGIPAVPGVGELVVFSAALVGAGLGFLWFNAYPAQVFMGDVGALALGAALGMLAILTRQELVLLVMGGIFVIETVSVILQVASYKLTGRRMFRMAPIHHHFELKGWPEPRVIVRFWILTVVFVLIGLATLKIR from the coding sequence ATGCTGCTGGCGCTCGCTGAATTCCTGTCCCAGTACCACCGCGGATTCACGGTCTTCCAGTACCTGACCCTGCGGTCGATCCTGGGTGTGGTCACTGCCCTGATCATCGCGCTGGTGGTCGGCCCGGCGATGATCCGACGGCTCACGGTCCAGAAGATCGGGCAGCAGATCCGCGCCGACGGCCCGGAATCGCATCTGTCCAAGGCTGGTACCCCGACGATGGGCGGTGCGCTGATCCTCGTGGCGGTGACGGTGGCGACCCTGCTCTGGAGCGACCTCGGCAACCGCTTCGTCTGGATCGTGCTGCTGACGACACTGGCATTCGGCGCCGTCGGGGGCTGGGACGACTACCTGAAGCTGCGCTACGGCAACAGCCGCGGGCTGAGCGCCCGGTCCAAGCTGGCCTGGCAGAGCCTGTTCGCGGTGATCGCGGGGGCGGTGATCCTGGTGACTGCACAGTCACCGGTGGAGACCACGTTTTATGTCCCGGTGTTCAAGGACGTGGCGATCCACCTGGGCTGGTGGCTGTTCATCCCGCTGGTCTGGCTGGTGGTGGTCGGCGCCTCGAACGCGGTCAATCTGACCGACGGCCTCGACGGCCTGGCCATCATGCCCGCAGTGTTGGTGGCCGGAGCCCTCGGGGTCTTTGCCTACGCCGCCGGGCATGCCGTGTTCGCGGATTACCTCGGGATCCCGGCGGTGCCCGGTGTCGGCGAACTCGTCGTTTTCTCGGCGGCCCTGGTCGGGGCCGGTCTGGGCTTTCTCTGGTTCAACGCGTATCCCGCACAGGTGTTCATGGGGGACGTCGGTGCGCTCGCGCTCGGGGCTGCGCTGGGCATGCTGGCCATCCTGACCCGGCAGGAACTGGTGCTGTTGGTCATGGGAGGGATCTTCGTGATCGAGACCGTCTCGGTGATCCTGCAGGTCGCGTCGTACAAGCTCACAGGCCGGCGCATGTTCCGCATGGCGCCGATCCATCATCACTTCGAACTCAAGGGCTGGCCCGAACCGCGCGTGATCGTGCGGTTCTGGATCCTGACCGTGGTGTTCGTGCTGATCGGTCTCGCGACCCTGAAGATCCGATGA
- the murG gene encoding undecaprenyldiphospho-muramoylpentapeptide beta-N-acetylglucosaminyltransferase: protein MNASAPQVLVMAGGTGGHVFPGLALATALRERGWRVSWLGTARGIEANLVPQAGFELHTLPIAGLRGKGLAGRLLAPWRLGISLWAALVLMLRLRPQVVVGFGGFASGPGGLMAAALGRPLLVHEQNAVAGMTNRWLARVADGVFAGFPDTFPEKVAAHTVGNPVRRAIVELASPQQRWAGRSGPLRVLVLGGSLGARTLNRVVPAALALLPQAARPQVRHQAGERTLDEALAGYHGAAVEAEVTAFIEDMAQAYGWADLVICRAGALTVAEVAAAGVPAVFVPYPHAVDDHQTANAAYLVAAGAAWCLADADLTPELLADRLRGLGREELLERAVKARGSARTDATERLVDACREMARKTTRRATR, encoded by the coding sequence ATGAACGCGAGCGCTCCACAGGTGCTGGTGATGGCAGGGGGTACCGGCGGGCATGTGTTCCCGGGGCTCGCGTTGGCCACCGCGCTGCGGGAACGGGGCTGGCGCGTGTCCTGGCTCGGCACCGCCCGCGGGATCGAGGCGAACCTGGTGCCGCAGGCGGGATTCGAACTGCACACGCTGCCGATCGCGGGGCTCCGCGGCAAAGGCCTCGCGGGCCGTCTGCTCGCGCCGTGGCGCCTCGGCATCTCGCTGTGGGCGGCGCTGGTGCTGATGCTGCGCCTGCGTCCGCAGGTGGTCGTGGGTTTCGGCGGTTTCGCCAGCGGCCCCGGGGGCTTGATGGCGGCAGCGCTCGGGCGGCCGCTGCTGGTCCACGAGCAGAACGCGGTTGCCGGCATGACCAACCGCTGGCTCGCCCGGGTCGCGGATGGGGTTTTCGCCGGCTTCCCGGATACCTTCCCGGAAAAGGTCGCCGCGCACACTGTGGGCAACCCTGTGCGCCGGGCGATCGTGGAACTCGCGTCGCCGCAGCAGCGCTGGGCGGGCCGCTCGGGTCCGCTGCGGGTGTTGGTGCTCGGCGGCAGTCTCGGGGCCCGGACCCTGAACCGCGTGGTGCCGGCGGCGCTGGCGCTGCTGCCGCAGGCGGCGCGCCCGCAGGTGCGCCACCAGGCCGGGGAGCGGACGCTGGACGAGGCGCTGGCCGGATACCACGGCGCGGCGGTGGAGGCCGAAGTGACCGCGTTCATCGAGGACATGGCGCAGGCCTATGGCTGGGCCGATCTCGTGATCTGCCGTGCCGGTGCACTGACGGTAGCCGAGGTCGCGGCGGCCGGTGTGCCCGCGGTGTTCGTGCCCTACCCGCACGCGGTGGATGACCACCAGACTGCGAATGCCGCGTACCTGGTTGCCGCAGGCGCAGCCTGGTGCCTGGCCGATGCCGACCTGACCCCGGAGCTGCTGGCGGACCGCCTGCGGGGCCTGGGGCGCGAAGAACTGCTGGAGCGGGCCGTGAAGGCCCGCGGATCCGCCCGGACGGACGCGACCGAGCGCCTGGTCGATGCCTGTCGGGAGATGGCCCGGAAAACGACCCGGAGGGCAACGCGATGA
- a CDS encoding D-alanine--D-alanine ligase — protein sequence MTQTAKRAARYGRVAVLMGGWSDEREISLGSGQAVLQALLRQGVDATPIDLTVERARSLDLLGYDRAFIALHGTGGEDGTIQGCLDIAGVPYTGSGVLGSALGMDKLACKRLWGGTNLPSAPYRLLSADSDPEAVADALGLPLIVKPSRGGSSLGLSRVQSTVELQAAYDEARRHPGAVFAEQWIVGREFTVAIVANEPLPVIQIETPGNFYDYHAKYEADTTRYRCPPPLDSAALIELQTLALSAFAAIDGDGWGRVDLLQDVHGENYLIEVNTVPGMTDHSLVPKAAAQAGIGFDELCLRILDTSFRAEGAD from the coding sequence ATGACGCAAACGGCGAAACGCGCGGCCCGCTACGGGCGGGTGGCGGTTCTGATGGGGGGCTGGTCGGACGAGCGCGAGATTTCGCTGGGCAGCGGTCAGGCGGTACTCCAGGCGCTGCTGCGCCAGGGCGTCGATGCGACACCGATCGACCTGACCGTGGAACGAGCCCGCAGCCTGGACCTGCTCGGGTACGACCGCGCATTCATTGCACTGCACGGTACCGGTGGCGAGGACGGCACGATCCAGGGCTGCCTGGACATCGCCGGAGTGCCCTACACCGGTTCCGGAGTACTCGGATCCGCGCTGGGGATGGACAAGCTGGCCTGCAAGCGGCTCTGGGGGGGAACCAATCTGCCCAGCGCACCGTACCGGCTGCTGTCCGCCGACTCCGACCCGGAAGCGGTGGCCGATGCCCTGGGGCTCCCGCTGATCGTGAAGCCCTCGCGCGGCGGCTCCAGCCTGGGCCTGAGCCGGGTGCAGTCCACGGTCGAATTGCAGGCTGCCTACGACGAGGCCCGCCGGCATCCCGGCGCGGTGTTCGCGGAACAGTGGATCGTCGGCCGGGAGTTCACGGTGGCGATTGTCGCGAACGAGCCGCTGCCGGTGATCCAGATCGAGACACCCGGGAACTTCTACGACTATCACGCGAAGTACGAGGCGGATACGACGCGCTATCGCTGCCCGCCGCCGCTGGACTCGGCTGCGCTGATCGAACTGCAGACGCTCGCGCTCAGCGCGTTTGCGGCGATCGACGGCGACGGTTGGGGCCGGGTCGACCTGCTGCAGGACGTTCATGGCGAGAACTACCTGATCGAGGTCAACACCGTCCCCGGCATGACCGACCACAGCCTGGTCCCGAAGGCCGCTGCGCAGGCCGGAATCGGCTTCGACGAACTGTGCCTGCGCATCCTGGATACCAGTTTTCGCGCCGAGGGGGCCGATTGA
- a CDS encoding UDP-N-acetylmuramoyl-tripeptide--D-alanyl-D-alanine ligase produces MIALTAAELAGAVAGRLHGDGERSFRGVSRDSRASWPEALFVALRGERFDGHDFVRPELEAAVLLVERPLDDPRPQVVVDDTTGALARLGVYWRTRCTARVVALTGSNGKTTTKEMLRSILSGVGSVHATEGNLNNHIGVPLTLLAMPRSVDYAVIEMGANHAGEIAFLTRLARPEVALITNAGRAHLDGFGSLEGVARAKAEIYAGLPAQGGTAVINLDDRFAGDWLALNRDRPRLGFSLQGRGEIQGVWKPPAGLVLKVSGAERELLLAAPGRHVAQNALAAAAAAAALGCEIDAIARGLQAWRPVAGRLRAFRHLSGAVIWDDTYNANPDSLAAALEVLAGHPGTRVLVLGDMNELGSEARSLHAEMGRRARELGIHRLLASGGLTPAAVEAFGSGARWFASNVELATALVELLGTDAAVLIKGSRDQHMEDILTGLDLRPAGATGEVADAAGAR; encoded by the coding sequence ATGATCGCGCTGACCGCAGCGGAGCTGGCCGGTGCGGTGGCCGGCCGCCTGCACGGAGACGGGGAGCGATCGTTCCGCGGCGTCAGCCGCGATTCGCGCGCCTCGTGGCCGGAAGCGCTGTTCGTGGCCCTGCGCGGGGAACGTTTCGACGGCCACGATTTCGTGCGGCCGGAACTGGAGGCCGCGGTCCTGCTGGTCGAGCGCCCGCTGGATGACCCCCGCCCGCAGGTCGTGGTCGACGACACCACCGGCGCCCTGGCACGCCTGGGCGTGTACTGGCGTACACGCTGCACCGCACGCGTGGTGGCTCTGACCGGATCCAACGGCAAGACCACGACCAAGGAAATGCTGCGGTCGATCCTCTCCGGGGTCGGGTCGGTGCATGCGACCGAGGGCAATCTGAACAACCATATCGGGGTGCCGCTGACGTTGTTGGCGATGCCGCGGTCGGTCGACTATGCGGTGATCGAGATGGGCGCCAACCACGCCGGCGAGATCGCGTTCCTGACCCGCCTGGCACGCCCGGAAGTCGCGCTGATCACCAATGCAGGCCGGGCCCACCTGGACGGTTTCGGGAGCCTCGAGGGGGTGGCGCGCGCGAAGGCCGAGATCTACGCGGGACTGCCCGCGCAAGGCGGCACCGCGGTGATCAACCTCGACGACCGTTTCGCGGGTGACTGGCTGGCGCTGAACCGGGATCGGCCCCGCCTGGGCTTCTCGCTGCAGGGCCGGGGCGAGATCCAGGGCGTCTGGAAGCCGCCCGCAGGGCTGGTCCTGAAGGTGAGTGGCGCAGAGCGCGAATTGCTGCTGGCAGCGCCGGGCCGGCACGTCGCACAGAACGCGCTGGCGGCCGCTGCTGCGGCTGCCGCGCTGGGCTGCGAAATCGACGCGATCGCCCGCGGGCTCCAGGCCTGGCGGCCGGTAGCCGGGCGTCTGCGCGCCTTCCGGCATCTGTCCGGAGCCGTGATCTGGGACGACACCTACAACGCGAACCCGGACAGCCTGGCGGCGGCGCTGGAGGTGCTCGCGGGGCACCCGGGCACGCGCGTGCTGGTGCTCGGCGACATGAACGAACTGGGCAGCGAGGCTCGCAGCCTGCATGCCGAGATGGGCCGCCGGGCCCGCGAGCTCGGAATACACCGGCTGCTCGCGTCGGGCGGCTTGACGCCGGCGGCGGTCGAAGCCTTCGGCAGCGGCGCGCGCTGGTTTGCCTCGAACGTCGAACTCGCCACCGCCCTGGTGGAACTGCTGGGAACCGATGCCGCAGTACTGATCAAGGGTTCGCGGGACCAGCACATGGAGGACATCCTCACGGGCCTGGATCTCCGGCCGGCAGGGGCAACGGGGGAGGTGGCCGATGCTGCTGGCGCTCGCTGA
- the ftsW gene encoding putative lipid II flippase FtsW: MMPPISLAGLRITRLGTGIDLPMLLAAALLLGLGLVMVASASIDLADRHYGNPYHFFHRQLLFAGIGLAAALFFWSVPLRRWESAGPLLLLLIMVLLIVVLLPGVGRTVNGATRWIPLGVFNLQVSEPVKLLVVLYLSGYIVRHYSTLCLHFRGFVRPLIVLGLGTVLLLLQPDFGGAAIMLAIGMGMLFLAGARLWQFIMLGATIVAAMGVMAVATPYRMARLTAFLDPWQDPFATGFQLTQSLIAIGSGSWFGAGLGGSVQKLFYLPEAHNDFLFAVFAEEFGFVGVAVLVALFALLVWRCFVIGLLAERGGHAFGSHVAFGVGIWIGLQAAVNLGVNMGLLPTKGLTLPFLSYGGSSLIVTLAAVGLVLRVYREAQVPIPRTRRRCG, encoded by the coding sequence ATGATGCCGCCGATCTCCCTCGCGGGCCTGCGGATCACGCGCCTCGGTACGGGTATCGACCTGCCGATGTTGCTGGCCGCAGCGCTGCTGCTGGGTCTGGGCCTGGTGATGGTGGCCTCCGCCTCGATCGACCTGGCCGACCGCCACTACGGCAACCCCTACCATTTCTTCCACCGCCAGCTGCTGTTCGCGGGCATCGGGTTGGCGGCCGCACTGTTCTTCTGGAGCGTCCCGCTGCGGCGCTGGGAGAGCGCGGGCCCGCTGCTGCTGTTACTGATCATGGTCCTGCTGATCGTGGTGCTGTTGCCGGGGGTCGGGCGCACCGTGAACGGAGCCACGCGCTGGATCCCGCTCGGCGTGTTCAATCTGCAAGTCTCGGAGCCGGTGAAGCTGCTGGTCGTGCTGTACCTGTCCGGGTATATCGTCCGGCACTACTCGACGCTGTGCCTGCATTTCCGCGGTTTCGTGCGCCCGCTGATCGTGCTCGGTCTTGGGACCGTGCTGCTGTTGCTGCAGCCGGATTTCGGCGGTGCGGCGATCATGCTGGCGATCGGGATGGGCATGCTGTTCCTCGCGGGAGCGAGACTCTGGCAGTTCATTATGCTGGGCGCGACGATCGTCGCCGCGATGGGCGTGATGGCAGTCGCCACGCCGTACCGGATGGCGCGCCTGACCGCGTTCCTGGACCCTTGGCAGGATCCGTTCGCGACCGGCTTCCAGTTGACCCAGTCGCTGATCGCGATCGGCTCGGGATCCTGGTTCGGCGCCGGCCTCGGCGGGAGCGTGCAGAAACTGTTCTATCTGCCCGAGGCGCACAACGACTTCCTGTTCGCCGTGTTCGCCGAGGAGTTCGGTTTCGTCGGTGTCGCCGTGTTGGTCGCGCTGTTCGCGCTGCTGGTCTGGCGCTGTTTCGTAATCGGGCTGCTCGCGGAACGCGGAGGCCATGCGTTCGGTTCCCACGTTGCGTTCGGGGTCGGGATCTGGATCGGTCTGCAGGCCGCGGTCAATCTCGGCGTGAACATGGGGCTGCTGCCGACCAAGGGGCTGACGCTGCCGTTCCTGAGTTATGGGGGAAGTTCGCTGATCGTGACGCTCGCGGCCGTCGGCCTGGTGTTGCGGGTGTACCGGGAGGCGCAGGTGCCGATCCCCAGGACGCGGAGGCGGTGCGGATGA
- the murC gene encoding UDP-N-acetylmuramate--L-alanine ligase, giving the protein MTAPLTPQQAMRRIRRIHCVGIGGSGMGGIAEVLHQLGYRISGSDLQESGMTRRLAGLGIPITRAHLASNVADADVLVVSSAIDPTNAEVRAARERGIPVVRRAEMLAELMRFRFGIAVAGTHGKTTTTSLIASILGEAGLDPTFVIGGRLNSTASHSSLGQGAYLVAEADESDASFLHLQPMISVVTNIDADHLATYQGDFDRLRATFLEFLHHLPFYGLAVLCTDDSEVRSLLDRLERPRLTYGIDGPADVRAGNLRQTGIRTHFELCLPEQTAFPVTLNLPGRHNVLNALAAAAVAHELEVPPDALQRALEGFEGIGRRFQVQDCRLPGGSVTLVDDYGHHPREIAATLEAARAAWPNRRILLVFQPHRYTRTRDLFEDFAEVLSGPDGLVLLEVYRAGETPLPSADGRSLARAIRLRGQVEPVFVESVEDVAGVLRGMLEVDDVVITQGAGDIGQLAAQLPGLLGAEDTC; this is encoded by the coding sequence ATGACCGCACCCCTGACCCCGCAGCAGGCGATGCGCCGCATCCGCCGGATCCACTGTGTCGGCATCGGCGGTTCGGGCATGGGCGGCATCGCCGAGGTGCTGCACCAGCTCGGATACCGGATCTCGGGTTCCGACCTCCAGGAATCCGGCATGACCCGCCGGCTCGCGGGTCTCGGGATCCCGATCACCCGTGCACACCTGGCGTCGAACGTGGCCGATGCCGATGTGCTGGTCGTGTCCAGCGCCATCGACCCGACGAACGCCGAGGTGCGCGCCGCCCGCGAGCGCGGGATCCCGGTGGTCCGGCGCGCGGAGATGCTGGCGGAGCTGATGCGGTTCCGCTTCGGGATCGCGGTTGCCGGCACGCATGGCAAGACCACGACCACCAGCCTGATTGCGAGCATCCTCGGGGAAGCCGGGCTGGATCCGACCTTCGTGATCGGGGGGCGGCTGAACAGCACGGCCAGCCATTCCAGCCTGGGACAGGGGGCCTATCTGGTGGCGGAGGCCGACGAGAGCGATGCCTCTTTCCTGCACCTGCAGCCGATGATCAGCGTCGTGACGAATATCGACGCCGATCACCTGGCGACCTACCAGGGCGACTTCGACCGGCTGCGCGCGACCTTCCTCGAGTTCCTGCATCACCTGCCGTTCTATGGCCTCGCGGTGCTGTGTACCGACGACTCCGAGGTGCGGTCGCTGCTCGACCGGCTGGAGCGGCCGCGGCTGACCTACGGCATCGACGGTCCGGCAGACGTGCGTGCGGGGAATCTCCGACAGACGGGGATCCGGACCCATTTCGAGCTGTGCCTGCCGGAGCAGACCGCGTTTCCGGTCACGCTGAACCTGCCGGGGCGGCACAACGTGCTGAACGCGCTTGCCGCGGCCGCGGTCGCGCACGAACTCGAGGTGCCGCCGGATGCGCTGCAGCGCGCGCTGGAAGGCTTCGAGGGGATCGGCCGGCGGTTCCAGGTGCAGGACTGCAGGCTTCCGGGCGGCAGCGTAACGCTGGTCGACGATTACGGACACCATCCCCGCGAGATCGCGGCCACGCTGGAGGCGGCCCGTGCCGCATGGCCGAACCGGCGCATCCTGCTGGTGTTCCAGCCGCATCGTTACACGCGGACCCGGGATCTGTTCGAGGATTTTGCGGAGGTCTTGTCCGGCCCGGACGGGCTGGTGCTGCTGGAAGTCTACCGCGCGGGGGAGACGCCGCTCCCGAGCGCGGACGGGCGCAGCCTGGCCCGGGCGATCCGGCTGCGCGGGCAGGTCGAGCCGGTGTTCGTCGAGTCGGTCGAGGATGTCGCTGGCGTTCTTCGCGGGATGCTGGAGGTCGACGACGTGGTGATCACCCAGGGGGCCGGTGACATTGGCCAGTTGGCCGCGCAACTTCCGGGACTGCTCGGTGCGGAGGATACATGCTGA
- the murD gene encoding UDP-N-acetylmuramoyl-L-alanine--D-glutamate ligase encodes MMPTDLHSQRDILVVGLGATGLSVARYLADRDQTFEVTDTRPAPPGLDQLQRVSGGRGRWAGPLDSVDTVSRRRIVVSPGVPLARPELQRAAAAGVEIVGDVELFLRDASHPVVGITGSNGKSTVAALTVELLRALGHRVAIGGNFGPPALDLLAQDARLYVLELSSFQLETVRSPGLASAAILNISADHLDRYPDMDAYIAAKTRILGGAAHAVLNRDDPVLQGLATARESVSFGLGRPPGPADFGIVEAASGTWLARGSTPLIATAELALRGRHNWLNALAALALAWPWVTRTEPLLPVLRGFTGLPHRSQRVGRHAGVDYVDDSKGTNVGATLAAIRGVAGPLILIAGGQGKGQDFAPLAEALAGKARGVLLFGIDASRIEQALGGAVPVRRVGTMQEAVAAAAGWARPGDTVLLSPACASLDMFANYAERGECFAQAVRGLTS; translated from the coding sequence ATGATGCCCACCGACCTCCATTCACAGCGGGACATCCTGGTTGTCGGCCTGGGCGCGACCGGCCTGTCCGTCGCCCGCTACCTGGCCGATCGGGATCAGACCTTCGAGGTCACCGACACGCGTCCGGCCCCGCCGGGACTGGACCAGCTGCAGCGGGTCTCGGGCGGGCGCGGCCGCTGGGCCGGTCCGCTGGATTCGGTCGACACCGTGTCGCGGCGCCGCATCGTGGTTTCGCCGGGCGTGCCGCTGGCCCGGCCCGAACTGCAGCGGGCGGCTGCCGCGGGGGTCGAGATCGTCGGCGACGTCGAACTCTTCCTGCGCGACGCGAGCCACCCCGTGGTCGGGATTACCGGATCCAACGGCAAGAGCACCGTGGCCGCGCTAACCGTGGAACTGCTGCGGGCTCTGGGACACCGTGTGGCTATTGGCGGAAATTTCGGTCCCCCGGCGCTGGACCTGCTGGCACAGGACGCGAGGCTCTACGTGCTGGAGCTCTCGAGTTTCCAACTGGAGACGGTCCGCAGCCCGGGGCTGGCAAGCGCCGCGATCTTGAACATCAGCGCGGACCATCTGGACCGGTATCCGGACATGGATGCGTATATCGCCGCGAAGACCCGGATCCTCGGGGGCGCCGCTCACGCGGTGCTGAACCGCGACGATCCGGTGCTGCAGGGGCTTGCCACGGCTCGGGAAAGCGTCTCTTTCGGACTCGGCCGGCCGCCGGGGCCTGCGGACTTTGGTATCGTCGAGGCCGCCTCCGGCACCTGGCTGGCTCGCGGCTCGACCCCGCTGATCGCGACCGCCGAGCTGGCGTTGCGAGGCCGGCACAACTGGCTCAACGCCTTGGCCGCACTGGCATTGGCGTGGCCCTGGGTCACGCGCACCGAGCCGCTACTGCCCGTACTGCGGGGCTTCACCGGCCTGCCGCACCGTTCGCAGCGGGTGGGGCGCCATGCCGGGGTCGATTATGTCGACGATTCCAAGGGCACGAACGTGGGCGCGACGCTGGCCGCGATCCGCGGCGTGGCAGGTCCGCTGATCCTGATCGCCGGCGGCCAGGGCAAGGGCCAGGACTTCGCGCCGCTGGCCGAGGCGCTGGCCGGCAAAGCGCGCGGCGTGCTGCTGTTCGGCATCGATGCCTCGCGGATCGAGCAGGCACTGGGTGGTGCGGTGCCCGTGCGCCGCGTCGGCACGATGCAGGAAGCGGTGGCCGCTGCCGCCGGATGGGCCCGGCCGGGGGATACGGTGCTGCTGTCCCCGGCCTGCGCCAGCCTCGACATGTTCGCGAACTACGCCGAGCGCGGCGAGTGCTTCGCACAGGCGGTACGGGGACTCACCTCATGA
- the murB gene encoding UDP-N-acetylmuramate dehydrogenase, whose translation MLSHLAHLRVRGRLERDVPLAPLTSWRVGGPADWLFEPEDADDLAHFLASVPETLPRTVLGLGSNVLIRDGGVDGVVIHFAGTLNQRRRLDDERVELGAGLAAAQAARFCAAEGLTGAEFLAGIPGTVGGALAMNAGAWGGEIWPLVEWAEAIDCRGLRHMRTPADYEIAYRSVRGCEGEFFVRAVLRLQPGDTDAARERIQALLRERAERQPLGLPSCGSVFRNPQGAHAAALIEQAGLKGLRRGGAEVSRKHANFITHDGSATAADIEWLIDEVRTRVEARFGVRLDPEVRILGRKEMQV comes from the coding sequence ATGCTGAGCCACCTCGCCCATCTGCGCGTACGCGGGCGGCTGGAACGGGACGTCCCGTTGGCCCCGCTGACCTCCTGGCGGGTCGGCGGACCGGCCGACTGGCTGTTCGAGCCGGAGGATGCGGACGATCTCGCCCATTTCCTGGCCTCGGTTCCCGAGACGTTGCCGCGGACGGTCCTGGGGCTGGGCAGCAACGTGCTGATTCGGGACGGCGGCGTCGACGGCGTGGTGATCCACTTCGCGGGAACGCTGAACCAGCGCCGGCGCCTGGACGATGAACGCGTCGAGCTGGGGGCGGGGCTGGCCGCGGCGCAGGCGGCCCGCTTCTGTGCCGCCGAGGGACTGACCGGCGCGGAGTTCCTGGCCGGCATTCCGGGCACCGTAGGCGGGGCGCTGGCGATGAATGCCGGCGCCTGGGGCGGTGAGATCTGGCCGCTGGTGGAATGGGCGGAGGCCATCGACTGCCGGGGGCTGCGCCATATGCGCACGCCGGCGGACTACGAGATCGCCTATCGCAGCGTTCGTGGCTGCGAAGGCGAGTTCTTCGTGCGCGCGGTGCTTCGGCTGCAACCCGGCGACACCGACGCCGCGCGCGAGCGGATCCAGGCACTGCTTCGGGAGCGCGCGGAGCGGCAGCCGCTCGGGCTGCCGTCCTGCGGCTCGGTGTTCCGCAACCCGCAGGGGGCACACGCGGCAGCACTGATCGAGCAGGCGGGCCTGAAGGGCTTGCGCCGTGGTGGCGCCGAGGTTTCGCGCAAGCACGCCAATTTCATCACCCATGACGGCTCGGCCACCGCGGCCGACATCGAGTGGCTGATCGACGAAGTGCGGACACGGGTCGAGGCACGGTTCGGCGTCCGCCTGGACCCGGAAGTGCGGATCCTGGGACGCAAGGAGATGCAGGTATGA